The genomic stretch ctcCCAAATGGAGAGGACTTAATTAATTGTAGGATGGTAAGTTAACACTTCTGTAagtccattgattcaatgggtctattctagcaattggatttattcTACTTAAATGCTTCCCATGCAATCattgtaccccccccccctgaaattaATCTTATAGTCCTCAGTGAGCACATAGCCTACACACCATCATAAAACTACCCAAAACCAAAAACAGTCTACTAGTTGAGCCTTACAGCTGTCATCTGCTGTAGCTTTGGGTGTGTGATATATTTGAGCTGGTGCTGTtcactgaggccccattcccactggcccagataatgtgggtggaactgggtagatctagATACCCCTCTGCCAAATCTCTCTGtgagcaagtgcccactacaattgaggggcattttaacttGAATGCCTTATCAGGTTTAACTTgagggcgcctgctgtcaatcaagcaatcatcataggtgacgtttgcaggggcatcggaagtgtactcccccctccttttttaaaaaaagagccatgcacaaaatgccccaaagtgcgcacattttgtcaaataaacatcttttgtgtgtgtctgtgtgtgtgttgtgggcatttgggtcagtgcaggttatgatctgcccttggccccattttcaaccccaaaatgcaagttaatgcatcctgtatcccccactccttgccatcccagaatgcctcttgcacatgtaataataataataataataataataaattccttacctcggaaatgccagaaaaggatgtgattgccttgcattcttttttgcttttaaaagcaattcagggctacccctgaattccttgcaaaagcatgtatcattttgccaattgcctaattgacaagagcaacaaatgtaacatttgaattatagcattgattcgcaaaggaaaaaaagtctatttgcaacatttcccctttgctggaagccagcaaatagaagggaaagtgaacaagcagctagccaggTTCTATGCATCTATAtgtctgcctcaagaaaaaaaacatgcacatgttttgtcaaaaaaaaattttttttaataaaaaaagggaaggtgcctgatgggagctccgttcgtgctttgacctgacctgacctgacccttttcctcctgatgacattctcttcagaggagctttgtcattgccttccactgaggctgagagagagtgacctgtcagttccaactaaagttgacccatggaatcaattgggaataaaagggaaatgtagcgcaggcattctgactgtagcatccgcatataacaatgatgatgatgatgatgatgatgatgatgatgatgatgatgatgatgatgatgatgatgatgatggctcttaagttccaggagcaagaggaaagcaagcacccaaaaaatcatgcgcataaattgtcaaaagaggctgctgctgctgctgcatccatttccctacatcccccagcttggccccacagccctatttccctaggcaatcctcctcctccttccttccgaccctcacctccttctgagctgccctggctccttcatcctcctgctccattataggatgccgtccatggctcccttcttcccacagctccttcctccccctccatcactttctccactcccccccgccctccctcttacagccctttgcagcccaaaagtcaccctgatttccccttttgcctcctcagcctccagtcctttggctctttccttctcctcctcttcctccccctcccctcagatgagaggagggaatgctctgacctctgcccgccctctgacccttatccctccctgaatttgccccgatcgtaatcgagggcaagttcatattttgcagaatccaggtcttttgagaaaagacagattttagcccgattctggataccccggggtaaggggcatttccttgtgcaagcctcaacatggattgtgacagaatcaggcccaatatgaacttcatatGCAAATTTTGAATCCAGAACCGGGTTAAAATGTAGTCTGAGTAGCCCCTGATAAGCAGTCATGACCACCAAACTGCTCCTTGAACTTGGCAGAATGTGAAATGCCATTTGTTTTATTCTATTGCTAAAGAAACATATTAGAAAGGTCAGTGTTCTCAAAAGTGCCTTCATGTTTCCTTGTCTCTCCaaaaaatgttgcattttttcaTCATTTTCCTAAAGTACATGTTTTCAGTATCTGCATGCAGCCAAAGAAACTAATCTCTATGCCGCTGTCAAATTTGACAACTGATCTAAAATCTTTTTCTCACAGCAATGTGCTTTATGTGTTGGAAATTGGTAAAACCATAAGAGCCCTGACTACTTCAGACTACAGACCTATCCAGCTGGCATCAAGTCTCCAGGATCCCAGGTTCTGGTGTTAAGAAAGAGATAAAATCTCTGTGCCCCACCTTGTCTACTGCATGCCTAATAGTGAAGGGCTAGGCTCCAATGTTAGTACAGTGGGGCATTTGGTAAAGCCCACATCTTTTACAGGGGCTCATGTCTTATAAGTCTCGGAGTCTCATGCCTCTGCTACTGTTTCTCATTATTACCATCTCTTCACCTGTTTTACTGGGGCACGCAAACATTTCTAGAGGGTGAGAAGCTAAAACAGCAGCTCTGCTTCCCTTTTGCTCTTGAAGGCATTTGTGCAGCTTTTGGATAGAAGAATAAGGGAATGAACAACAGGGATGGGGGACGAAGTGGTCCACTTACAAAATGGTCCCTATCAAGTGCATTTGGTGCTACTTGAGCTTGTCCTCTGGTAActgccatttaaaacaaaatgcctACAAACAAATATAGGATGCCATTCTGTTAATAAGATTCCACCTCCTGTCAGTAAGAGCAGTTTTGACAGTGGGACATGCTCCCTCGGAGCAGGGTAGAGcctcctctggaggtttttaaacggaggctggatagACATCTATAggaagtgctttgactgtgtatttgcgcatggccgggggttggactTTATGTCTtgccatctcttccaactctgtgattgtaACAGCATACACTAAGTCCACCTTATGCTTGCATATGTCTTCTTGCCCCCCACCCCGGTCATTGTAGATTTTGGTATTTCATCCTCCACAGTGACCAAAGCACCCCCATCCCAGACTCGCTGTTCAGCCTTGCCATTTCATGACTGGTGGAGTGCAAGGACAATTGGAGacgtgtctggctatgtccccataaccAGCCTCAGAATGATTGCATTATTCACATCGACCTCTGGAAGACCCTGGTGGGCAAATTAATCATTTGCATCTGGCAAAAGGGCCTAAATACACAACAGGCACCAGATCcttctgctcttggaagctaaatagggttggccctagttagtacttgaatgagaaACTACCAatgaaataccaggtgctgtaggttatctctcaaaggaaggaactggcaaaccacctcagagtattccttgcctaagaaaaccctatgaaaacaATGGAGTTGCCccaaagtcaacaggcaacttaaaggtacAGGAATGTAGTCATATGCTTCTATTCCCTCTTCCTCACTCTCTACTAGCTACAGAATGGCCATGGGGGGAAATGAAGCAGCTCAGTGCTAAGGGGTCAATTGAACAGCAGTGCCACAGATCCACATTGGGCCATTCAGAATCTCAGCTATTCTCTTTCCTTTTAGGAGGCTTCTTGCTTCACCTACCTATCTACCATCCCTCTGTTTTAGTTGCTTCTTTACCTCATTCTCTCTGAAAAGTGGTAACCAGCAATGAACATAATGTTCAGGGTATGGAGCCCCCCTCCCACAGGAACTCAACCAAGACTGGTTTTTTTCTGGATTACACCTTAGCTCTGTCACATTTCAGGATCATTAAAAATCAGAGTTTCTGCCCATCACATTTCAAAGCTGAAGAGCTAAAGAAGGAAAACAAGACTCTTTTCATTTTAAACTGATAGTTTATTTGCCAGCATCTTACAGTATGAATAATTTGAAAGGATTTTGAAGAAAAGCCAGTCTGTTGCACTGCAACCAGGGTGCTGGGGATGAGATTAACAATAGGCTTTAAACAACAGATGAATTAAAGATCTTGGATTGTgaaataaaagaatgaaaaacaGAAGGTTTATGTGACTGAACTTTCCTACATCATTTTTCACTGATGACCTTGTGTAACTGGATGTATATATGTTAGAGCAACCACATGAAAGAGATCTAAAGGGGATACCTTTCTATGGCATAACTCGACTATCCAAGGACTATCAAACAGGGTTAAAAgcctgtggtcttccagatattctGGACCTCAGATCCtttgactatgctggctatggcttctgggagcAGATGTTCAAAATATCTGAGAGGGCCAAAGGCACCCCAACCATACTACAATCTACAAAGTCACCTACTACATTACTACATGCAGAGTCTCAGTTTTACTTCTGGTTGTTGCTAGTGATAGTGCTGGAACAGCAACTGACTGTGGTCAAATTGCATGGCTGGCCATGCTCATATAACCTATACAACTAGAGGagtgaaatgaaaaagaaaagaaaaccctgcaCTTTCAAGCTCCCTTCATGTGAGTGGTTGTCCCATACAGACCAGCTCTCAATCTATGATTTAATTGAATGCTTGTACAATATCTTTgtcataaaataaaaatcatgtaCAGCAGACATTAAAAGCTGATTGTTAGGGGCTGGAATTAATTGCTAGTTTCTTCAACCATTAAATCAGAGCCCCTCCCCTGGTTGGCTGCTTTGCTGTCCTTTCTTTGACTAGAGTTAACTGATactattatataaataaaatagctaTGCTCTTTATCAGCTTTTCCCAAACTGACGCtcccagatatgttggactacaattcccattaccCACAGCTGGCAGTCCAGCAGCCATGCTGAGCAGGGATGAGGCAGTTGTGCCTAAAGGGCACTAGACTGGAGAAGGCACTAGAGGGCACTAGATTGGCGAAGACTGCTGTATaccacaaactgaaaagtatatCTCTGCTGTATCTGGTAAAGGGTTCTGtgcaacttttctttttttaatctatgcATTTATCCTGCAGGGAATAGTATTTCATCAAAGCTGCATATGCACTTTGCTAAACATGTTTTGTgactgcattttttttcaaagtaTGAAGTCTGCAACCTGGGTAAATAATGCAAATCAAGTATAGTTGCATAATTTATAGTGTCCACTCATTTTTAAGGGAAAGTTACAAGGCACAGAAACCCTGTCCGGTGGAAAGTTTACTTAGCTCCCTTTCTCAAGTCAAtgtcacttttttggactacagctcccagaatctactAGCCTTGGTCAAATTGGCTGGGAGTTATTGTCCAGAACAGTTACATCTCAGGCTCTTTACAAATGCGATTTTGTTGCTTGATTGCTTGCCTTTAAATGAAACCTGAGAATCCTAGAATCTTATTATGCCACTGCCAGATCTCAAATTCTCTGGACACAATTATTCAACTAGTATTAGGGACTGTGATGattcattcatttcagtgagaAATACTACCAACATGTTCATGTACTTGCATCTATTGAAAACATAATATTCACTACCCCCAAACCCATGGGGGGGGGTTTCAAGTGTAGAATCATCAGATAGATAACAGTCAATTTAATAGGTCTTCTACCTCACTTTAGTCTCAATTGGCAAGATCTATGTGGCAGAGATAGACATATTCAAATAACATGCAGTGCCAGACTGTGAAGACagatatttctctttaaaagaaaactggaaTTTATCTGAACATAAATGAACTTTCCCAAAGATTATATACTAAGAATACTCAACACATATATCACTTTTAAGTGTCCAAAGAATTTCACATTAGACATTGTTTAGATGTTAACTCTTTACAACAACTCTGTAAAGTAAGCCAATGCTATCACGCCCCCATACAGACTTATGTGGAAGGGATGAGGAGTAGGGAAGGTAGGCTTCAATAAGCAGACTCCTGAGTTCATGGCATCAGTGAAATTCAAAGCAGATTTTTATGGCCCATAATTCAGTTTTTTAGCCCACTGGTGCAGACCATCTGGACCTCAACCTGTGGTTGGATTGCAGTCAGCCCTAGGCAACCTAGTCAGTGTTGAGGAATGAGGGAGCGCTGTTCCATACTATCTGGAGAACTGCATTCTGAGCTGGAAGGGTCGCTACATGGGACAAAGCCTGGAAAGTTAGCCACTTGGAGAGATCATTTGCCATCTTACTAGCCAAACTTGAAAATATGCCTAGTGAAGTCACCAACTTTCCCCTGCTGGAAACAAAATGCTGGGCCAGAAGGATCCAATGAACTCCTTCCTATCTAATGTGTGGGAGTCAGGAATTTCACTCTGACTTGGGTCTCCTTTGAACTCAACTTTCCCCAATCTGGATCTTTTTAAACATGAGAAGACTGTACCATATGAAAAGCCTCTACAGTTTAACTGACACTAGCAGAGGGCAGAGGGAAAAATCCAATAGAGGTAGGCAAGAAATACCAGTACTGGCaaattctaccccccccccccccccctgtcatCTGATATAGCACCTGCAGTCTCCGAGTGGGAAGAGGATATGGGCAACTAACTGAAGCCAAATTTAGATGACACACATCTATATATGAgacatatatttgtgtgtgcatgtaaagCTTAGCTCCTAAAAGAGACTATCTCAGTTGAATATCATGAGCTCATAAATGGCCTCATATTTTGTATGTAGAAGATTGCAAATAATGGGGATGCTCATTATCAGTCTGCATGATTTCGCCCTCTTGTTTTGACCAGACCTGTATATTGAGGCCTCATATTCTGAGGCAACTAGGGAACCACATAAAAGTGGAGTAGAGATGGTCAGTTTGTCTGTTAATAATTCCTCCTTTTCTTCACTCTGCAAACAACAGATGAGGTTGCAAGCAGCTTGAATACCGATTTCATCTTGTCCTCAACcctatacagttagccctccatatccacagatttttcatccatggattcaaacatctgcTGTTTagacatgtttttttaatgtataaattccaaaaagcaaaccttgatcttgccattttatataagggacatgatttcactacaccatgttatttaatgggacttcagtatccatggattttgttatccacgggaagtgtcctggaaccaaaccccagcagatcccaagcacccactgtattttgaggccagctgtcttcctcttttttatttttcaagcaTCATTTTATATAACTACAATGTAATTCAATGCCTTGTGTTTGTGAcaaaaaaaatatgatttttaaacagtTGAAACAGTGTTCCAGAGAGAAAGATGAGGCAAAGTAATAATGTCCTTCTTACCCACCAGTCAGCACTGCTTCTACCCAAATGCTGCTACAAACTCATATCAGTTTCTTTTGAGCTCAGTCCAGGAAGAAAAGGTTGATCTGACCAAAACTTAGTGAGGGAGCTTCTGTAGCAGCCCTGCTGTTCAAAGTATGTATATTTGTAAGTCTTTCAGGGGCAAAAATGTGGTATATCATCACTGTGGTATTCCTTTCAGAGGATTGCAATAATATAAATACGTAAAAAAAATAGTTCATTCACAGTGCAACAGTCTGCAGCTACTAAAGATGTAGCTTCTAGAAATGACTGTGGAAGTGGACAGATTATAATTGTTGAGAAGCTTCCATAATTATCAGTTTATAAAAAGTGCAAATTATAAaatgtacgtatgtatgtatgtatgcatctgTTTCATCTGTCCATTCATTCTTCGGTATCACAAGATTCTCTTCCACACCAAACACACCgtgaaaaaatataattttttttcagaCTTGCACAAGTTGCAAACAGGGGGGTCTGCTCATTGCTCATAAGAAACCAATAATCAatacaaaaagaataaaagaaaatgaagaactaAAGATCTATTTCTAACAATATCATAAAAGGTAATAATCTCCTATGTACAAGACAACCGCTTTCGTTAAAAACTCTACAAACTCATTGTTTTGGGTccatataaaaataacaatgtttacatatttgcatgtgtattCCTTTTTCATGGTGCCATACTCTGTGCTGAATGAAGATCAAAATGCAGCTCagtcttttttctcttctgcaggTTTCTCTTCGTCGCCTGATAAGTTACCACTTCCAAATTTCTTCACTTTGGTCTCCACTTTTACAAGTCTCTGCTTGACTTTGGACTGAGCTGCAGTATATTCTGCTAAGAGTCTAGCAAACCTGGTCTGCAGGATGTCCAAAGCGGATTCAAGTTTCTCTATTTTTTCTTCCAAGTCTTTGGGGTCAGCTCCAGCTTTTGCTGCTTCCTCATCAATTAAATTATCTTTCATCAAAATTTGACGTCCTTTTTCTTCCAGAGCTTTTTTGGCCTCAGGGTACTCTGTGAGAGCTTCCATTAGATCATCTTTGGACAAACAAAACAGATCAGAATAACCTATGCTCTTGATGTTGGCTGTCCTCCTATTACCAGATTTGCTGCCTTTGATGTTTAAGATGCTGATTTCTCCAAAGTAACTTCCATCACTTAGGACCACAAACTGTGTCACACCATCATCAGCTACAACCGCCAGTTTCCCTTCTTTAATAATATACATTTCTCTTCCTATATCCCCTTTTTTGCAGATATAGTCTCCAGGACTGAAGACAGTAGGTCTTAGTTTCAATACCAGCTCAATAAGCAGCCCGGCTTCACAATCTTGGAAGATACGGACTTTCCTTAGTGTGTCCAAGTGGACGTTAATGGCAATCTCAGCCTTCAATTTATCAGGAAGGTACTTtagaacttctttctcctccactGTTTTCTTATTGGTCCACAGATAATCAAACCATTTAATAACTCTTTCTTCCAAGTCTTTTGTGACTTTTCGGAAATGCAAGTACTGTTTGATAGAATCCACTTTGGCCTGGAACTCTGCCCTGGAGGCATTCATGTTCGAAATCATGGAGCCCACATTACCGACAATGGTAGCAAAGATAAGCACACCCACCAGAAAGTCCATGACCACAAATAGATACTCAATATCTTTCACTGGAGGTGGGGTTTCTCCAATGGTGGTCAATGTTAATGTTGACCAATACAAACTGTAAATATACTTTCTGGCTAGGCGCCCATATTCAGGATGTGTTATATTGGGATAAACCCAAGTATCAGTTCCAAATCCAATTTGTTTTGAAATGGCAAAAAATATACACGCATTCCAGTGGATAATGATCAGAATGTATAAGACAAGGTTTCCAATACGAAACATATTTGGGTAGTTCGTTCTTGTTTCTGTACGGTCAAAGAATTCAAACAATCTGGCAAGCCTCAGCAACCGGTTAAATCTCAACTCAGGATAGTTCAATCCAAATTTTAAATATCCCAAGTCAGTAGGAAGAAGGGAGATTAGATCCAGCTTGAACTGTGTAGTGCTTTGGTAGTTTAGTCTTAGTTTCTTTTCATCACGAACTAGCAATCCTTGTTCAAGGAAACCTTAACAAGTGAGAGAAATGAACAAAAAAAGCAAGAGATGTCTTAAACTGAAATGCCTACATCAGAAAGCTTTTCAGATATCTGTAAATGCAAATGTTGCAGCACTTAGGCTtcattgcttctctctctctcatatatatatatatatatatctttgtcATTCTTGATTgactccagcttatggtgaccctatcctagggtttgcttgacaagttttattcagaggagatttaccctTGTCTTCCtttaaagctgagagaatgtaaatTGTCCAAGGGCatcaagtgggttttcatggctgagtggagattagaaccctggtctcctcatgtcctaatccaacactcaacacCACACCATGCTGACAATATTAATAAAAAGTAAAGAATAACTGAATAAAAAAGTCAGAgttctgaaaagttactttttggatagtGAGGTACCagggggatgctgggagatgtCACCTAAAAATTAATCATCCAAAAATTTATTCTTCCAAGCTGTGATCTTTTTATCCTCCCAACCTTTTAGACATTCACCTTGAAAAGTTTTTAGTGCTTTGTAAATCCTTGCACTCCTGCTGGctaattttgttatattttattttatactggaaatactcatgtataagtctagaaatttaggtttaaaaattgaccctaaaaaactgagtcgacttatccacgggtcaatgtgttttaactcatattatatatatatatatgtgtgtatacacacacacacacacacacacacacggtgaaaagcaagagtttaatctgccctggaagcattaACCCtcactactctctcatccatccagcctttagtatgagcatgaatagttatgcctgctggaattttgtaagttttttggcattgttttcctttgcttcatcctttagatcctttattacatgcccctaagtcttaccc from Sceloporus undulatus isolate JIND9_A2432 ecotype Alabama chromosome 3, SceUnd_v1.1, whole genome shotgun sequence encodes the following:
- the CNGA3 gene encoding cyclic nucleotide-gated cation channel alpha-3 isoform X2 codes for the protein MAKVDTYHSCPAVHKLSVTTIDNEPDVLENGFIRTHSLCEEDISSELQTVISMETGGLPGSRRSSFTGSGAMARLSWFVLSLRSWARRRMHHEDQRPDSFLERIRGPELKDFSSRDSIPQLNYEEADGLKKKKEEKKEVKEEKKEEEKKEEKKEDKKEEKKEEKKDDKKDDKKKEEEKKKEIFVMDPSSNLYYRWLTIIATPVFYNWCLLVCRACFDELQMENLTLWLVLDYSSDVIYIIDTFVRFRTGFLEQGLLVRDEKKLRLNYQSTTQFKLDLISLLPTDLGYLKFGLNYPELRFNRLLRLARLFEFFDRTETRTNYPNMFRIGNLVLYILIIIHWNACIFFAISKQIGFGTDTWVYPNITHPEYGRLARKYIYSLYWSTLTLTTIGETPPPVKDIEYLFVVMDFLVGVLIFATIVGNVGSMISNMNASRAEFQAKVDSIKQYLHFRKVTKDLEERVIKWFDYLWTNKKTVEEKEVLKYLPDKLKAEIAINVHLDTLRKVRIFQDCEAGLLIELVLKLRPTVFSPGDYICKKGDIGREMYIIKEGKLAVVADDGVTQFVVLSDGSYFGEISILNIKGSKSGNRRTANIKSIGYSDLFCLSKDDLMEALTEYPEAKKALEEKGRQILMKDNLIDEEAAKAGADPKDLEEKIEKLESALDILQTRFARLLAEYTAAQSKVKQRLVKVETKVKKFGSGNLSGDEEKPAEEKKD
- the CNGA3 gene encoding cyclic nucleotide-gated cation channel alpha-3 isoform X1, giving the protein MAKVDTYHSCPAVHKLSVTTIDNEPDVLENGFIRTHSLCEEDISSELQTVISMETGGLPGSRRSSFTGSGAMARLSWFVLSLRSWARRRMHHEDQRPDSFLERIRGPELKDFSSRDSIPQLNYEEADGLKNQWALARFNINYSNNTNEEKKEEKKEVKEEKKEEEKKEEKKEDKKEEKKEEKKDDKKDDKKKEEEKKKEIFVMDPSSNLYYRWLTIIATPVFYNWCLLVCRACFDELQMENLTLWLVLDYSSDVIYIIDTFVRFRTGFLEQGLLVRDEKKLRLNYQSTTQFKLDLISLLPTDLGYLKFGLNYPELRFNRLLRLARLFEFFDRTETRTNYPNMFRIGNLVLYILIIIHWNACIFFAISKQIGFGTDTWVYPNITHPEYGRLARKYIYSLYWSTLTLTTIGETPPPVKDIEYLFVVMDFLVGVLIFATIVGNVGSMISNMNASRAEFQAKVDSIKQYLHFRKVTKDLEERVIKWFDYLWTNKKTVEEKEVLKYLPDKLKAEIAINVHLDTLRKVRIFQDCEAGLLIELVLKLRPTVFSPGDYICKKGDIGREMYIIKEGKLAVVADDGVTQFVVLSDGSYFGEISILNIKGSKSGNRRTANIKSIGYSDLFCLSKDDLMEALTEYPEAKKALEEKGRQILMKDNLIDEEAAKAGADPKDLEEKIEKLESALDILQTRFARLLAEYTAAQSKVKQRLVKVETKVKKFGSGNLSGDEEKPAEEKKD
- the CNGA3 gene encoding cyclic nucleotide-gated cation channel alpha-3 isoform X3; translation: MAKVDTYHSCPAVHKLSVTTIDNEPDVLENGFIRTHSLCEEDISSELQTVISMETGGLPGSRRSSFTGSGAMARLSWFVLSLRSWARRRMHHEDQRPDSFLERIRGPELKDFSSRDSIPQLNYEEADGLKKKKKEIFVMDPSSNLYYRWLTIIATPVFYNWCLLVCRACFDELQMENLTLWLVLDYSSDVIYIIDTFVRFRTGFLEQGLLVRDEKKLRLNYQSTTQFKLDLISLLPTDLGYLKFGLNYPELRFNRLLRLARLFEFFDRTETRTNYPNMFRIGNLVLYILIIIHWNACIFFAISKQIGFGTDTWVYPNITHPEYGRLARKYIYSLYWSTLTLTTIGETPPPVKDIEYLFVVMDFLVGVLIFATIVGNVGSMISNMNASRAEFQAKVDSIKQYLHFRKVTKDLEERVIKWFDYLWTNKKTVEEKEVLKYLPDKLKAEIAINVHLDTLRKVRIFQDCEAGLLIELVLKLRPTVFSPGDYICKKGDIGREMYIIKEGKLAVVADDGVTQFVVLSDGSYFGEISILNIKGSKSGNRRTANIKSIGYSDLFCLSKDDLMEALTEYPEAKKALEEKGRQILMKDNLIDEEAAKAGADPKDLEEKIEKLESALDILQTRFARLLAEYTAAQSKVKQRLVKVETKVKKFGSGNLSGDEEKPAEEKKD